The following are encoded together in the Plasmodium brasilianum strain Bolivian I chromosome 10, whole genome shotgun sequence genome:
- a CDS encoding hypothetical protein (conserved Plasmodium protein) — MTEVISYRFKKKPPNLRYDLEEKNEGWGLFIKYIEDLKRICNFSIQESECVLDSCNEDNIIANKKVAIENIGDIIKFKKWNDDMEFDKHSVCKESSSDDDCYSPESGSVFNFNKYSIIENNIYSTNANAKRQKIKDNFINSYTANGNYEIKEENKENVFENFYKKREKKNIFRSFHKEYDFKNNTSKLLSNSENSTDDKINDNYSYVQDRKDQEYYNFHGNNENFKKNKFLKNKYRQNGNNNAKNKRAKMLNLNNGEVISRNVYSNMSEDSNNDISEDEVLDKQQRVFIKRNNKYEEYTRRVNNINKNNIYNRGHINPGRKKKQVDKKQKKNLEIDGSYAYNYAYLNKKDGSSTSSPLEAVNDTIMNLEEEINNYKFGNSM, encoded by the exons ATGACTGAAGTGATTTCTTATAGGTTCAAGAAAAAACCGCCCAATTTGAGATATGACTTAGa aGAAAAGAACGAGGGATGGggtttatttattaaatatatagaagacttaaaaagaatttgtaatttttcaaTACAAGAGAGTGAATGTGTATTAGATTCATGTAACGAAGACAATATTATTGCAAATAAAAAGGTCGCCATTGAAAATATAGGtgacataataaaatttaaaaaatggaatgaTGATATGGAGTTTGACAAGCATTCTGTTTGCAAAGAATCTTCATCAGACGATGATTGTTATTCCCCAGAGTCTGGTAgcgtttttaattttaataaatatagcataattgaaaacaatatatattcaacCAATGCTAACGCGAAAAggcaaaaaattaaagataatTTCATTAACAGTTACACAGCCAATGgaaattatgaaattaaagaggagaataaagaaaatgtcTTTGAAaatttctataaaaaaagagaaaaaaaaaatatttttaggaGTTTTCATAAGGAGTATGattttaagaataatacTAGTAAATTATTAAGTAATAGTGAAAACAGTACTGATGATAAAATT AATGATAATTATTCCTATGTACAAGATAGAAAAGATcaagaatattataattttcatggtaataatgaaaattttaagaaaaataaatttcttaagaataaatatcgccaaaatggtaataataatgcgAAAAATAAGCGAgcaaaaatgttaaatttaaataatggtGAAGTAATTTCAAGAAATGTTTATAGTAATATGTCTGAAgatagtaataatgatattagtGAGGATGAGGTACTAGATAAGCAACAAAGagtatttattaaaagaaataataagtaTGAAGAGTATACAAGAAgagttaataatataaataaaaacaacatTTACAATAGGGGTCATATTAATCCTGGAAGGAAGAAAAAGCAAGTggataaaaaacaaaaaaaaaatttagaaatcGATGGatcatatgcatataattatgcatacttaaataaaaaggatgGATCTTCCACGTCAAGCCCATTAGAAGCAGTAAATGACACTATAATGAATTtggaagaagaaataaataattataagttTGGTAATTccatgtaa
- a CDS encoding ribosomal protein S16 — protein MIRRLFLPYFSKDKGPPRIRCQINGVKRKRFYKIVVANQKDKKNGKHIEVLGTYVNKNNIKEKLNTYNISNPDNDYYYNNVENIKEIRLRFNRVKFWLAANCNFSDHMKYVLSLCKIIPQYPIKYSRRCSDKYYYKYNEIINKHKLIQAEKINNFLKTDLNIQYMNNFDDPTTEHKEQDDYIYTPEELTYLKKLSKNRNIEFEHADKIRKIIR, from the coding sequence ATGATAAGAAGATTATTTCTTCCGTATTTTTCAAAAGATAAAGGCCCCCCAAGAATCAGATGCCAAATAAACGGtgtaaaaagaaaacgattttacaaaattgtaGTTGCTAATcaaaaagataagaaaaatggaaaacatATAGAAGTCTTAGGTACATAtgtgaataaaaataatataaaagaaaaattaaacacaTATAACATTTCTAATCCTGataatgattattattataacaatgtagaaaatattaaagaaattaGATTACGATTTAATAGAGTTAAATTTTGGTTAGCTGCAAATTGTAATTTTAGTGATCATATGAAATACGTTTTAAgcttatgtaaaataataccTCAGTATCCAATAAAATACAGCAGGAGATGTTCCgacaaatattattataaatataatgaaattataaataaacataaattaataCAAGCTGAAAAAAtcaacaattttttaaaaacagatttaaatatacaatatatgaataattttgaTGACCCTACAACAGAACACAAAGAACAagatgattatatatatactcctGAAGAACTTACCTATCTTAAAAAACTatcaaaaaatagaaatatagaATTTGAGCATGCAGACAAAATTAGGAAAATCATAAGGTAA
- a CDS encoding hypothetical protein (conserved Plasmodium protein) gives MNDLNNNDILKNYKKSLNDFKNIGNPTSKLNLQKDMENYNEKVSDTNVQNENACSYYTKNDEHEIFTNKNNFNIDSFLVDISLCDSTTCDRNKFKNIINKKEQKSEKDKLYDSLFNVHQDKLKVKSNFIINNSIVNYDINLNNSLNRISKINFMQKFRRNARNYHSNTRRERRMNVLERINQGNSDTVVTTKFSTTSSNNKQKLKSLYNFKVDFESTHSYQAKENDKNDRPLENNTYFNNSKNSYKNNMDKIEKTKENKLNSNLPKDNENKRKKKHISDNINSVDIKYPTILNSKNNFPFYFNYSGISENFKSLNNVQMSNNSNYVKTSYDQIKKIILEDMPSDSNTWEGNNISPTAKNELIFEVNKEKEYFNISSYLNKPIQVTTDNDQKTKMVEAQKKEDLVNKNKKNNSKTSFAYLTNGCKEQKQYLQNLEKFNDHLKNYSLEEANIHIKNYNLRHSFDFDRNGKSTINDNSIKNKYLKKKAEKSNTKLNMYESFLDFEKEFKNKKNLENLIKKKSEKNTELFLKFSGNEKKNILHYVTKNNNSLKCTYKEYKKSGIFQPVSLGKINKVSKNQAIREESSNVINIPINFKLKKKLKNCKNNDNTHNESVKTKQNDIFPLLNGYYTNFSNTQELKNYKYSFFNKSEIYETNGLVIPFLKKDIMNEKNMHVENLFSLNDDFNSNIDGTLGIYSTKCNKNEEKKVILKNNNVTYDKEHKNSYIRMQNAHNDNANISTGISMLHKNIFHRQEIHQQIIGLQTENSTQETQSERKEIHSEYNNYNFNKSEKCVVYNTKGSNSEEYCHKVKNEQNLVIHNLNLVINGEDKHKKVEHDDCLNDIIFERENKTNADMTSKNKSSKNGDEKTAESTYLSNQWENFHCIFSRDPNNEFALIKNTENYNDHNNSFDSVNRNGKDNTPGSMHGEDFYGNINDIIKEGECNTNISQIKDEICSAKYCNNEQNDCVNNENKCTNGKYRTSNETEKKENVSVQTGGELVQKTEVKDVLINTESDVNILEYNTKNNINIKEGDNKNFNEKIKSEINSNELKNVNYNIGMKNEKNGIYNETPNNHVEIMSEDAKDGDAEYQTDEKHMKNQNNSNKIECLKDEVKSENENSHSRNIYNICEIDDKCTKETTYAGNEKKESKENEFIIYNENVKSSYNYNKCKSDFDREVEKNYQNEQEKHRNIYEKREHENRICRKEIQVESKIYGEEEKGSKVYNENNHIDNYTQVSQNKKNEHKYEKDGTLNSVDTRIAVNEDILYESREHENQNDIEKNEQITIENDNINSEMVTENGNKNGNKNGESTTKRTNKICEITEDNVNKSIGIMNKTFGKSFKYKSPDENYDFNKNTGDKNISDVQKASCVNKSDNMYSERNLDEKIFLTINERFKSDNLEQSNEEIENLIQENDLDKYSHNTKCLNNYSNSTNEAYTFPTNEYSEKKNNISKEKVELYKLLENSSFENINKIETMNEELEEEIPYKSNRLKEEKTNSENHKSNKDSHSKHNSYIEINEISSNEIIKEFNCLYIKINKYNLFKYLNINEERLNYINSLYDSFDYLNKTIKIENDNRHENKIYHSYKNETDIIKSDIYKKCFEEKMNNIFNSKLQENHDVNIYSDISIFDGKDITHENRNHFHDKSHSINGELQEKINDTINTNKSVDSNISNKKLQNDLINCSDLNFCQRINLETQEKQRVHSDMGNLSSSDENENNDNEDNICYEDIKRNVWLQNTDLHKKMKRKNIVKYIQLESVKCILLFCYLYSVKYFQGLHDMVISLFYLNLEPYEIFCVFEKILHYYAPYLYLGNKSKCISPLNDVKLGKYMDNYNLSDITIDICNYNGRLFKLLFQFFFPRVSHYFDTTVNHTWPSFLFINLNFSKFNNVFCLLYTWLRLIEIKDEGNEVSCDFILYLLSFFMYKLKIIKNKFYKKGNLHKINNTTKYSSFECFKKNEREAQIVAQINASIPKVYLDAENQKRLEYIEEQIANKKEEKIANEEEDKKKDKVSEENKDKDSDKNEEKDSDKNEEKDSDKNEEKDSDKNEDKESDKNEDKESERNEDKKTDEIEDIEADKGCEESVQIHITEKEHSMNLYKESKEREKDEKTKREDIRKRKLSKYCTDMFSFFFECNSSFDEHFCDNYEMHIDQIMENIKKIKEMIPISIMDFIISYNSKYQKNEHLADSEGYIKNEKLSNNLMKYIDDNICLHIKISDLLYIHNNGNSYEFVFIRLLNQKIVLSKLKFISSSKLGIEDFVHFKNIHEFLSYKKKLRSTLNGHKKILYIIIHHTDEKDIQLDDNDINPCNKSPHTNKTNTSANEKNVVNKKIYMNMIFFKRKNKENNKICENLNDPMLDKNPLHSFIITVLKNNFKHLTILQDHSCVIKIINEKKSVAVETNDNNSLRENSFFFQMFNKVKNKIYENIAKDNAAKKDNSLKINFLQNNLKFSLKNSNFKMFSDRKIKKRTNFKNKQKIIIYSKSILRKKKSEKPKNRLNNKLENTLLNKVEYKLNRRMPFALRKYIESNTVVLLNNFKENNGKTNDNFKLSKKNNIDAINNNSNIKNNFVFKEGKKLKLTTNAYGHDIMYSHFKKKRREQKLKKTIFAVSKRRETNLIKIKIPSDITPNKKTNSYHQKNYTTRTLRDYYNHKKNVILINNTHIDKYINQNERKRLNKEKKIIFLQFQEHFLSNMLSEKLSKDKNKESYENKYVQTKINTNAFCTKLSKVSDLNKILNK, from the coding sequence ATGAATGATTTGAATAATAACGACATATTGAAGAATTATAAGAAAAGCTTAAacgattttaaaaatattggaaACCCTACTTCAAAATTGAATTTACAGAAAGACatggaaaattataatgaaaaagttaGTGACACAAACgtgcaaaatgaaaatgctTGTTCCTATTATACCAAAAATGATGAACATGAAATAtttactaataaaaataactttaaTATAGATTCATTCTTAGTTGATATATCTTTATGTGATTCAACAACATGTGATAGGAACaaatttaagaatataataaataaaaaagaacaaaaatcaGAAAAAGACAAACTATATGATAGCCTTTTTAATGTACATcaagataaattaaaagtaaaaagtaattttataattaataatagcATAGTTAATTATGATATAAATCTAAATAACTCTCTTAACAGaattagtaaaataaattttatgcaaaaatttagaagaaaTGCACGCAATTACCATAGCAATACAAGACGTGAACGCAGAATGAATGTATTAGAACGTATAAATCAAGGTAATAGTGACACTGTGGTCACCACTAAATTCAGTACCACTAGCAGTAACAACAAACAGAAGCTAAAGAGTTTATATAACTTTAAAGTAGATTTTGAAAGTACCCATTCATACCAAGCAAaggaaaatgataaaaatgacaGACCACTTGAAAATAACAcgtattttaataattcaaaaaattcttataaaaataatatggataaaatagaaaaaacaaaagaaaacaaaCTTAATTCGAATCTTCCTAAGgacaatgaaaataaaaggaaaaaaaaacacatatCTGACAACATAAACTCTGTAGATATAAAATACCCAACTATTCTaaacagtaaaaataattttccattttactTCAATTATTCAGGCATTTCCGAAAACTTTAAAAGTTTAAATAATGTTCAAATGAGTAATAACTCTAATTACGTAAAAACTAGTTATgatcaaattaaaaaaataattctagAAGATATGCCTTCCGATAGCAACACTTGGGAAGGAAACAATATTTCTCCAACAGCAAAGAATGAACTAATCTTTGAAgtgaataaagaaaaagaatattttaatatttcaagTTATTTAAATAAGCCCATTCAAGTAACAACAGACAATGatcaaaaaacaaaaatggtcgaagcacaaaaaaaagaggaccttgtaaataaaaataaaaagaataattcaAAGACTTCTTTTGCCTATTTAACAAATGGATGCAAAGAACAAAAACAGTATCTacaaaatttagaaaaatttaatgatCATCTAAAGAACTATTCTCTGGAAGAAGCAAATATACacattaaaaattacaatttgAGACATTCCTTTGATTTTGATCGAAACGGTAAGTCTACCATAAATGACAATTccataaaaaacaaatatttaaaaaaaaaagcggaAAAAAGTAACACTAAATTGAATATGTACGAAAGTTTCTTAgattttgaaaaagaattcaaaaataaaaagaatctTGAAAaccttattaaaaaaaagagtgaAAAAAACacagaattatttttaaaattttctggtaacgaaaaaaaaaatatacttcaTTATGTtacgaaaaataataattcccTAAAGTGCACATATAAAGAATACAAGAAAAGTGGTATTTTTCAACCTGTGTCTTTAGGCAAAATTAACAAAGTTAGTAAAAACCAAGCAATAAGAGAAGAGAGCAgtaatgttataaatattcccattaattttaaattaaaaaaaaaattgaaaaattgcaaaaacaATGATAATACGCACAATGAATCAGTAAAAACTAAACAAAATGACATATTCCCACTGTTAAATGgatattatacaaatttttcaaatacgcaagaattgaaaaattataaatattctttttttaataaatcagAAATATATGAAACCAATGGACTTGTGATcccctttttaaaaaaagacatcatgaatgaaaaaaatatgcatgttgaaaatttatttagttTAAATGATGATTTCAACTCAAATATAGATGGGACATTGGGAATCTACTCaacaaaatgtaataaaaacgaggaaaaaaaagttatactcaaaaataataatgttactTATGACAAAGAACATAAGAATAGTTATATACGCATGCAAAACGCCCATAATGATAATGCCAATATAAGCACTGGCATAAGTATgcttcataaaaatatttttcaccGCCAAGAAATACACCAACAAATAATAGGATTACAGACAGAAAATAGTACTCAAGAAACTCAGtcagaaagaaaagaaatacataGTGAgtataacaattataatttCAATAAATCTGAAAAATGTGTTGTGTATAACACAAAGGGAAGCAATAGTGAGGAATATTGTCATAAAGTAAAAAACGAGCAAAATTTAGTTATTCATAACTTAAATTTAGTTATAAATGGAGAAGACAAACATAAAAAGGTAGAACACGATGACTGTCTCAATGACATAATTTTTGAAcgagaaaataaaacaaatgcaGACATgacaagtaaaaataaaagctcCAAAAATGGTGATGAAAAAACAGCAGAGTCAACTTACTTATCAAATCAGTGGGAAAATTTCCATTGTATATTTTCAAGGGACCCAAATAATGAATTtgctttaataaaaaatacggaAAATTATAACGACCATAATAACTCATTTGATTCAGTAAACAGGAATGGAAAGGATAATACACCCGGATCTATGCATGGTGAAGATTTTTATGGAAATATTAACGATATAATTAAAGAAGGGGAAtgtaatacaaatataagtCAAATAAAGGATGAAATATGTTCTGcaaaatattgtaataatgaacaaaatgattGTGTTAATAATGAGAATAAATGCACGAATGGAAAATACAGAACTAGTAatgaaacagaaaaaaaagaaaatgtaagTGTACAAACTGGAGGAGAATTAGTACAGAAGACAGAAGTAAAAGACGTACTAATAAATACTGAAAGTGACGTTAATATTTTAGAATATAACACcaagaataatattaacataaagGAAGGggataacaaaaattttaatgagaaaataaaatctgAAATTAATAGCAATGAACtcaaaaatgttaattataatattggaatgaaaaatgaaaaaaatggtatATACAATGAAACACCCAATAACCATGTCGAAATTATGAGTGAAGATGCAAAAGATGGAGATGCAGAATATCAAACTGATGAGAAACATATGAAGAACCaaaataacagtaacaaaATTGAATGCTTAAAAGATGAAGTAAAAAGTGAAAACGAAAATTCACATTCGAgaaacatttataatatctGCGAAATAGATGATAAATGTACAAAAGAAACTACTTATGCGGgaaatgagaaaaaagaaagcaaagaaaatgaatttatcatatataatgaaaatgtaaaaagttcatataattacaataaatgTAAATCCGATTTTGACAGGGAAGTAGAAAAGAATTACCAAAATGAACAGGAAAAACATCGGAATATCTATGAAAAGAGAGAACACGAAAATAGGATATGCAGAAAAGAAATCCAAGTGGAATCTAAAATTTATGGTgaggaagaaaaaggaagTAAAGTTTACAATGAAAATAATCATATTGATAATTACACTCAAGTAagccaaaataaaaaaaatgaacataaatatgaaaaagatgGAACACTTAATAGTGTAGACACTAGGATAGCTGTAAATGAAGATATTCTTTATGAAAGCAGGGAACATGAAAATCAAAACGATATAGAAAAAAACGAACAAATTACAATTGAAAATGATAACATAAATAGCGAAATGGTGACAGAAAATGgtaataaaaatggtaataaaAATGGTGAAAGTACAACAAAAAGAACCAATAAAATTTGCGAAATTACAGAAGACAATGTTAATAAAAGTATTGGAATTATGAATAAAACATTTGGTAAAAGCTTTAAATACAAAAGTCCAGATGAGAATTATGATTTTAACAAAAACACAggtgataaaaatatatcagaTGTACAGAAAGCTAGCTGTGTTAATAAAAGTGATAATATGTACAGTGAAAGAAACTTGGATGAAAAGATTTTTCTTACTATTAATGAACGATTTAAAAGTGACAATCTGGAACAAAGTAATGAggaaatagaaaatttaattcaAGAAAATGATTTAGATAAATACAGTCATAACAcaaaatgtttaaataattacaGTAATTCAACAAATGAGGCATACACTTTTCCAACTAATGaatattcagaaaaaaaaaacaatatatcaAAGGAGAAAGTGGAGCTTTACAAACTTTTAGAAAATTCATCTTTTGAAAACattaacaaaatagaaaCAATGAATGAAGAGTTAGAAGAGGAAATACCATACAAAAGTAATAGattaaaggaagaaaaaacgAACAGTGAAAATCATAAAAGTAACAAAGACAGTCACAGTAAacataattcatatatagaaattaatgaaatttcaagcaatgaaataattaaggAATTTAATtgtctatatataaaaataaacaaatataatttatttaaatatttaaatatcaACGAAGAGAggttaaattatattaattctcTGTATGATTCATTTGATTATCTTAACAAAAccataaaaatagaaaacgATAATAGACATGAAAATAAGATTTATCACAGttacaaaaatgaaacagatattataaaaagtgacatatacaaaaaatgttttgaagagaaaatgaataacatttttaactCTAAATTACAGGAAAATCATGATGTTAACATATATTCCGATATAAGTATATTCGATGGAAAGGACATTACGCATGAAAATCGTAATCATTTTCATGACAAATCACATAGCATCAATGGAGAGctacaagaaaaaataaatgacaCAATTAATACGAATAAATCTGTTGACTCCAACATTTCgaacaaaaaattacaaaatgatTTAATCAATTGTAGTGACTTAAATTTTTGCCAAAGAATAAATCTTGAAACACAAGAAAAACAAAGGGTGCACTCGGATATGGGAAATTTAAGCAGTTctgatgaaaatgaaaataatgacaATGAAGACAATATATGCTACGAAGACATTAAGCGAAATGTATGGTTACAAAATACAGATCTTCataaaaagatgaaaagaaaaaatatagttaaatatattcagTTAGAATCTGTTAagtgtatattattattttgttatttgtaTAGCGTCAAATATTTTCAAGGCTTGCATGACATGGTCataagtttattttatttgaactTAGAAccatatgaaattttttgtgtttttgaaaaaattttacattattatgctccatatttatatttaggAAACAAAAGTAAATGTATATCCCCATTAAATGATGTAAAATTAGGTAAGTACATGGATAATTACAATTTATCAGATATAACTATTGACATCTGTAATTATAATGGAAGATTATTCAAGCTATTATTTCAGTTTTTTTTCCCTCGTGTTAGTCATTACTTTGATACAACAGTGAATCACACTTGGCcatcttttttattcattaatcTAAACTTTAGTAAATTCAATAATGTTTTTTGCTTGTTATACACATGGTTACgattaatagaaataaaagatgAAGGAAATGAAGTAAGCTGcgattttattctttatttattgtccttctttatgtataaattaaaaattattaaaaacaaattttacaaaaaaggGAACCTACACAAAATAAACAACACTACCAAATATTCATCAtttgaatgttttaaaaagaaCGAACGAGAAGCACAAATAGTAGCACAGATAAATGCCAGTATTCCCAAAGTGTATCTAGACGCAGAAAACCAGAAAAGGTTAGAATATATTGAAGAACAGAtagcaaataaaaaagaagaaaaaattgcaaaCGAAGAAgaggacaaaaaaaaagataaagtatcagaagaaaataaagataaagattcagataaaaatgaagaaaaagattcggacaaaaatgaagaaaaagattcggacaaaaatgaagaaaaagattcggacaaaaatgaagataaagAATCAGATAAGAATGAAGATAAAGAATCAGAAAGAAATGAAGATAAGAAAACAGACGAAATTGAAGATATAGAAGCAGACAAAGGATGCGAAGAATCggtacaaatacatataacagAAAAGGAACATTCAATGAATCTATATAAGGAAAGtaaagaaagagaaaaggatgaaaaaacaaaaagagaagatattagaaaaagaaaacttTCTAAATACTGTACAGACATgttctctttcttttttgaatGTAATTCATCTTTTGATGAACATTTTTGTGATAACTATGAAATGCACATAGATCAAATCATggaaaatatcaaaaaaattaaagagaTGATTCCCATAAGTATTATGGATTTTATCATCAGTTATAATTcgaaatatcaaaaaaacgAGCACCTAGCAGACTCTGAAGggtacataaaaaatgaaaaattatcaaataatttaatgaaatatatagatgATAATATCTGcctacatataaaaatttctgacttattgtatattcataataacgGAAACAGCTAtgaatttgtttttattagaTTATTAAACCAAAAGATTGTTCTAAGTAAACTCAAATTTATTAGTTCAAGTAAGTTGGGCATAGAagattttgttcattttaaaaatatacatgaatttttaagttataaaaaaaaattgcgaTCTACACTTAATGgccataaaaaaatactatatattatcattcaTCATACCGATGAAAAAGATATACAACTGGATGACAATGATATTAATCCTTGCAACAAGAGCCCACATACAAATAAGACAAATACATCtgcaaatgaaaaaaatgtagttaataaaaaaatatacatgaacatgattttctttaaaagaaaaaacaaagaaaataataaaatctgcgaaaatttaaatgatccCATGTTAGACAAAAACCCCCTACATAGTTTTATCATAACagtgttaaaaaataattttaagcaTTTAACTATTCTTCAAGATCATTCTTGTGTtatcaaaataattaatgaaaaaaaaagtgtagcAGTAGAaacaaatgataataattcattaagagaaaatagttttttctttcaaatgTTTAACAAAGTGAAAAACAAGATTTACGAAAATATTGCAAAAGATAATGCAGCAAAAAAAGACAactctttaaaaattaactttttgcaaaataatttgaagttttcattaaaaaattctaattttaaaatgttcagCGACAGgaagataaagaaaagaacaaattttaagaataaacaaaaaataattatatattctaaaaGTATCCttaggaaaaagaaaagtgaaaaaccaaaaaataGATTAAACAATAAGTTAGAAAATACATTGCTGAACAAAGtagaatataaattaaatagaaGGATGCCTTTTGCTCTTAGGAAATATATTGAAAGTAATACAGTTGTGTTACTTaacaattttaaagaaaataatggTAAGacaaatgataattttaagttaagcaaaaaaaataatattgatgCTATCAATAATAactcaaatataaaaaataacttcGTATTTAAGGAAGGGAAGAAGCTAAAGTTAACAACAAATGCTTATGGTCATGATATTATGTATtctcattttaaaaaaaaaaggagagaaCAAAAACTGAAGAAAACTATTTTTGCTGTCTCAAAAAGAAGAGAGACGAATTtaatcaaaattaaaataccCAGTGACATAACTCCAAATAAAAAGACCAATTCTTAccatcaaaaaaattatacaactAGAACTCTTAGGGACTAttataatcataaaaaaaatgttattctGATTAATAATACACAcattgataaatatattaatcaaaatgaaagaaagaggttaaataaagaaaaaaaaataatctttttACAGTTCCAAGAACACTTTTTGAGTAACATGTTATCagaaaaattatcaaaagacaaaaataaagaatcttatgaaaacaaatatgtacaaactaaaattaatacaaatGCCTTCTGTACAAAGCTTTCAAAAGTCAGTGATCTCAACAAAATTctgaataaataa